The region GTACATTTTCGGGTGGTACAAGCTTTGGGGTCTAGTCCATATCTTCCCGGGTGCAATGTGATAAGATCCATTGAACGACTTTGTCAAGTACATAGAGGAGAGAACTCTCTGGGCAAACACATTGGAAACTTTATGGCCGAGATAAGCAACGCCTCTGATAAGAAGAGTGCCTTGAATGGGCTTTAATAGGCCGGTTGTGGCCGGGAGACAGTTCAGTTTTACGAATTTAGTCGCAACGAACGGATTATCCCGCTAACGAAcgaaaagaaaaccaaaaatccaGCAAAATGAATTGTCTATCCGCGATGTTCAAGTACTTGCTGTACTTCCTCAATCTAATCTTTGTGGCCGGAGGAATTCTGCTCATAGTGGTTGGCTCTATCATGCTGTCCACCATGGGCAACTTCACCGCCTTTGATGGAGCTGTCAACACGCAGACGATCCCGATCACCATCCTCGTTCTGGGCTGCGTCACCTTCGTGGTGGCCTTCTTCGGATGCTGTGGAACCATTAGGGAGAATGCCTGTTGCACTACCATTGTAAGTGACAAATGGCAGTAAagttaaattgtatttttactGACCAGCAATTTTCCTCTTTTCAGTACGCCATCTGTATGCTGATCCTCTTTGGTCTGCAACTGGCGTTGTCGATCTGGATCTTTGCGGCAAACGACAAGTTCCTGGCCAGCATGGGCAAGGTGGTCGACAAGGCCTGGGACGAGAATAATGCCGCCCAGGGCTACCCCATGGATGCCCTCCAACTGGCTGTAAGTAtagatataataaaaatgataCAAACTCGTGCTAATATATTGATTTCGAATCTAGTTCAAGTGCTGCGGTAACTCCGGATACGAACAATATGGTAGCGCTGTCCCTGCCTCCTGCTGCGGATACAAGGACCGGACCAGGGTGTGCGAGGCCGAAATTTACACTCAAAGGATCGGATGCCAGGAGGAGTTCGTCGACTTCTGGGCCTCCAACACTGACATCATTCGGTGGAGCAGTCTGATTATTGCCCTCTTCGAGTTGGGCATATTCATCATGTCCTGCTGCCTCGCCAGCGCGATGCGGAAGCGCTAAATCGGTAGTCTGATCCATCACTTCAGAGAATTACGTTACTAGCATAAATTCAAAATCACAACTCCATCACTCGCCGTAAATAAAACCAACTAGATTAAGATCAATGAAATATTATTGCTTTATGCGCTGTCTATTGTTGGCTACTGCCTATCTTATCGGGTCAAGTTGATGTTTTTCCCGAAAACTATATACTTATCAGTTGATAAGGCCACCGCCCCGGTTCTGAGATCAATTGCCCTCAGAAATGAATCACTTCCATATGGCAATTATTATCGATTTCCCCGCAAAATGCCGCCATTATCTATCCTTCTTCTGAGCCATGATTATGATAACAAACTTTGGGGTATCTTTCTGATATCGCTGGTGTCTGTTGGCCAAGTTATAAATGGTAGCCCAGTGGAGGTCTACTCCAATCGAACGAAAGTAAACGACGCGTAAACGCGATAAAATCTGATCAAAACTCTGGAATAAAACTACACTTtgtaaaataactaaaaaggATAAAATTCAAAAGTCTTCAAAATGGGTTGCCTATCTGGAATAgttaactttattttatacATTGTTAATGTTGTGTTTTTGGTGAGttataaattggaaaaacatGATAAATAAAGTGacattaaataattataaaatagtggaaataaattattaatgagTTACTACTGcagtttttaaaaagttgTGTTTTCATTCTTCTCAAAAGAAACCTTATTTTTTAACTGACTTTAaggaatataaaataaatataaataataaatattgtttaacaGTGTATACAtgcttaaatttattattctGAAAATATTCCCAATCTAAAGCCAGACagagataaaaataaatccagGAAGTGAAATTGATCTCttaatgaatttaattaaaataagataAGACTTTGTTAGGTCCTATATTAAAgatatattaaattcttatagAATTTAATGTATAAtacttataaaatattaaattctttcTGAAAAAATTTCCTTCTTAAGAactatttaagatttaaaatcttaaattaagtttttgaaTTACCGCAGTTAGCACTATTCTAAGTCTTACATCAGcgtttgaaaataaataagaaactCAAAAAATTCCCTATTACTCATCGGTCGTTTCGATGTCTATATTTCCTTGTCAT is a window of Drosophila bipectinata strain 14024-0381.07 chromosome 2R, DbipHiC1v2, whole genome shotgun sequence DNA encoding:
- the LOC108123329 gene encoding CD63 antigen-like; amino-acid sequence: MNCLSAMFKYLLYFLNLIFVAGGILLIVVGSIMLSTMGNFTAFDGAVNTQTIPITILVLGCVTFVVAFFGCCGTIRENACCTTIYAICMLILFGLQLALSIWIFAANDKFLASMGKVVDKAWDENNAAQGYPMDALQLAFKCCGNSGYEQYGSAVPASCCGYKDRTRVCEAEIYTQRIGCQEEFVDFWASNTDIIRWSSLIIALFELGIFIMSCCLASAMRKR